The Arachis hypogaea cultivar Tifrunner chromosome 14, arahy.Tifrunner.gnm2.J5K5, whole genome shotgun sequence DNA window gtggagaagcaaccaaggagcttggtgagggagtgaacttgaagctccaaggtgaagaagaagagttaaAGCAAgtaatgcaacaagaggaggaggtagagattattgaataagaggaagaagtggttgaagacttaggagatgcggaaccaccttgGGAGTCTAGGATTGAAGAAAACCTCTTCaaaatgattgaaattgatgctagggaggaaagtgcacaccttccaaggcatatcccttatgaagaatcggatgggatagagcaagaattgagttcccttggtgaggaagatcaagcaccagttcttagtggtgaagaatcctttgaacatgAAGAACTTTCCCCCATTGGAtttgaaagcaatgtggaggtaaatctctCTCGTCCTCCCATttgtgatttgagtaagggaaaatgtttagataaaattgttgaacaaaggattgaaattaagagatcttgtggagaggtggaagtccttagaaaaaggaggatgggaattgaatacgctttgtcaagacccttggaatcacctttacctaggttgccatctacaccttcatttgagtggatgaaactcatttctattatctttgttatcccacttgaatatggtttgcttgaaacggatggtcaacttaggatgctttgtgggatgaagcgtaaaagaaagatgtttcgtggttggcattgcaaatcaaggctcattatggttgaagcttcaaggagtaaaggttggactagtgctcaattggatgggtctaggaggatagtttggtacttccatgagaattcatctctcttgccacccagAGGAaaccaccatgatcaactcaaggacgggtgtgaaaacaaagtgtgggatcccggattgcacaaggaagatcaactttgggagcctatggtttgtgaagaactccatcaaagcttagagttattaactttgaatgatgaagcacaatggaagtccaagcattggtggatgttcaaggatggattcaagcacaagccaccttgatgaagagctccccataagtccaacttaaggacaataaacaaaagtgctaggtgggagacaccccaccatggtaaactctttccttttttccttttgtacatattggtaaaataagtttaatttcatgttttgtttgattagttgagtttaattggtagtctagtaggttaaataaggttttatgatgttttggtagtcgtttggaggtttggaatgcttggtttggtgcaaaaacatagaaaaattttaaaaaacagagcaccacccacacgcacgcgcactccacgcgtacgcgtgaatcaagcaatttcggccatccacgcggacgcgccatgtacgcgaacgcgtggattgaatttttccacttcccatacattcacccgagagttgtgcttgaagtgtgccaactttgtgcccaaaggcacgcgaacgcgtacctTGCGTGTCCGCGCCGACTCTCTGCTTCGCCATGCACGCGTATGCGCACTGCACGCGTATGCATCGCTTCCATTTCGTCAATCCACGCTTATGCGtacatgacgcacacgcgtggattgccctgtttcactcatcttcttttcttctcctctttccatttcgttccttcttctcttttcttttccactcttaaaacatcatccaacactaccaagcatcatgtagcaccatttcttttagttagttagttagtttaatttttttttccattataagtgttggattattaatcttgtttactgtttactgctgctgcttattaataggatgttagtttaacatcattgttgttattgtcattgttggattcctttgttgagattgcaatttattacttggtcctgaattttcatgttgaacatttgtgaataccaagtacatgttacgttgccttcatgcatcttaactctttgaattgcatgttttggccaccatgcattcatcatccattgttaggcaattgtacattatcaatgcattttttttaggatgcttgttctaattgatcatcacctatttcatgcattgagtttgtgaaattgtgaaattggatcgaaagcttacctagtgacatattttttagctttgtaaagctttgtggaccatgcttgctatgtgattgattcttGACTTCTATATCTTTTTTCCTAAGtcccatagcatccatgtgtttcacctctatgtcacttaggttttgcaacaacttcaataggtGTCATTGATTGTGGtgtaagtttcatataccattatGTTCATTAAGttcacttacacatcaatcaatgtccatgcattatccaatttcacaattacttgatttttgcttgaatgcttttatgcttcttcactacttgttggattgttttagcctacaagtcttttaaagtatctcgagcacactagaatgagtgaagtgcatattttcttttgtgtaattgtgacataactttttgtactagtgtgtgtgtattctaaaccgcgcgtaattttagaacccacatacttatttttcattaatgtcacactaattcactcactcaattctagtaatttacctcattccaacaatccatgcttccttgcttgtgcatttacttgtcttattatctcctgtttcctatgttcaggatgaatcatcataagcaaaaacggaagtgggagaagaacacgcagcatcggTTGACCTACCAACTGAAGGTAGCAACCAGGAAAGTCGCCGAACCCCCTtattcatctttggatgcaccgaggacggtgcaaacttttaagtgtggggaggttgtccgactgctcggcatttttgggtgacaagtttctaatcccaacactttttcatttcatttttaggtcttttaggatttttggttgcattgcatatgtatatattaagcttagtcaaaatcatgatattttccaaagattttatctatagggcaccctaattgaaaaaaaaatttagaacttgcttgaattatatactttgtggaacatgattcttgagctaagaatacaagcatgtgagatttgagcctaattgtgtggttacatcatatataaccacttattttcattcttgtgtgtattattctcttcctatgattgtaatctttgatttgtttaattctatatgtccattattttgtgtatacatgcatttacatgattgaggccattgttcaaatagctcacttaaccatatagcctaccttttatcttctattgttagccaatcttgagcctatgcttaacccatttgttcttaattgtagcacattacaagcctaagtgaaaaacaatagatatcccttaatttggatctttgactaGCTtaagctagtgagagtgtttatcatttgattttgggagagttgggaacattgggtagagataaaagtgtgtttttatatttgtgttgagaatcttgggaattgggtacatactcatgtattaatcatgtgtaaaccatatgcattgatgttcttgtatatattttagttgagaagaaaaaaaagtataatgaaaaaaaaatgagaaaatatatatataagaaaaaaatatagaaaaagaattgcaataaaaaggggacaaaatgccccaaagcaaggttcaataaaagtcaatgcatatgagttgtgatcaagaagagaatgcatgagtgtgtagaaaagtgaagaatgggtagttacgtttgtttagaattgtataggttgtcataggttaggtgggaagtttaagttaatcaaagattcaaatttcaagctcacttgaccatatgcatcctaccttgaccctagccccattacaacctatgggaaagtcctcatgatatttgtatgcatgcatgaaataattgttgattgttagatgaaaaacaaatcttggaaagcatgattaggggagaattgagtgaatcaaccccatacacttgagtgcctagagcggatacacatccggtgagggttcaattgctcaattacatgtttccacccatgatcatctcttttcttgcaagtttgtaaaatctttttaataattcaattcaattgtggggtgagtgattgctattgccttaggcCTTGTGTCTGTATgtgtattcttgggaattgatttattttgactaagtggatgcattcgtatagatagattgcatatagataggttgcatgtagttagtttgcattgaataaatgttgatgtccctttgcttctttcttgattttagcatgaggacatgtttagtttaagtgtggggagatttgataaaccccgattttgtggtttatcttgtgtttaatttgggagattttatcaccttttctcacatttattcaatgaaatagcatggttttgcaattctctcttgatttgtgcttaaatgtgaaaacatgctttttaggccctaaagttggtaattttaattcactttaattccattcgatgtcttgatgtatttgttgagtgatttcaggttcatagggcaagtattggatggaagaagtgaggagaaaagcatgcaaagtgggagaactcatgaagaaatgaaggaaccgtaaagctgtcaagaaTATGGCCGATTAGCTACCACAAAAAGAGTCGAAAAATCGTCGCTAATCCGAcgcaaaatataatttgtgacAGATTAGCTACCGCTTAGCTACTAATGCTTTCCTCGCTGATTACAAGTCGCAGATCAGTGACGCAAACACAACAGTCGCTAATTCATCGGAAAGTTTTTTAGCTACCGAATAAATAGTCGCAAATCAATCACTAAAGTAAAAGCTAATTCCGTAGAAGAAATGGACTAAAAGGTAGTCACTAATTAGCGATAAACTCTACTGCAGCAGACTCATCGCTAAATGCAAGCTAACTGCGTAGACAAAATGAAATGGTTGGTTGACGCTAATTAGCGAGGAATTTTTTCGAACCTAACTCGTCGCAAGTTATCCGCTAATATGGTCGCAAATCTGTCACATTGTGTAGCAAATCTATAGCTAACCTTTAAAAatccttaatcaaatttgtaggAATTTTGTCGCTAAACCAAAGCTATTCGAAAATGATAAAGTAGAGTTATGAAATAGTCGCTAATTTGCTAAGAAATAATATGTAGTCAATTAGTTGCAATATTATCGCAAAATGTCATCGCAAATTCCTTTTAAAATAGTAACAAATCGATAGGTATCTCACAATTGTTTCAGTCGCaatagagtctttaatttgtcaCCATCATCAACAGCGAGTATGTCGCTAATTTTACTAGAATATCAGTTAGAATTCCAATTTTTTCGTTATACTAAAATAAacatcatattattttttttattttattgattgaaATGAAAGATTAtgcataaatataaaattagttcataaaaattatacatgtttaaaaaaaaatcaaacccaacatatttattaaaataaaagtctAATGCAACATCTCCAACATAAATACTTCACAAATAAAATACCAAAACAAGCTAAATCTAACAATATCAATAACTATAAAAACCAAtccaaataattatttatcaaccAAGTAAACTACCAATAAAAGTAAGCCAACTTCTATAAAAACTGAAAATGAAACAAATTGCCTAATCAATTATCTATCAAAGAAATAAACTACGATAATAAGTTAAGCCTAACAAAATGCATTAACATAAGCCACCTAACCAAATATTATTCCCAACAAAATCACTCTAATGGTTCTTCTCTTGGGGGAATCCTGGAATCTTAGAAAGGAGAGACAGTAAATTATTCTGTATAGCTTCATTCACAACACTAGGCAACACTGCATTTATAGCACTAGGCAATGCTTCTTTAATAGCCTCAGTGATGTCTGTTTGTGAGACTGACTTGACTGTAGAAACACCTGTATCTTCAGGTAATGGCACATCTCTATGATCATGAATACCAATATCCAGACTGCGGCCTAACCCATGAACTCGTCCTTTCTTGTTGGTTCCTGCAACTTCTATCCACACGTCAGGATCAACTTCAGGTTGATCTATTaaatcttctccatatttttgtgatattgcctcTCCATATGAGTCCTACAGCAGAAAAATAAGGACATATTATtaagaaaactaaaactaaattatGCTACAAAATTAAAGACACTTACAATAATTTCCTTGGATACTTCAGAAACATATTCTCCACTTTTTTTCTTATGAACATCATCATATACTTCAAGGAAAGATACACGACGCTTCAACTTAGCTTCCTGTAACAAGCTTTATTAGAATATACTATCATAAGTCATTTGTTAtagacaatatttttttataccttTCTTCTCTTGTGTTCGCCAAAACTGATAGACCCTACAGTGTGTAGTTTATGAGTAGGCATAGCAGCCCTATTTTTTTGACCGGCCACAGACTTGTTTTACCACTTTGAATCTAACCAATGATCAACTAAGCCATTCCAAACATCAACTTTCATTGCTTTAGGTCCATGACCCTTAATATCAGCAATACTAGTAGAGTTTGCCTCCTTAAAAGCTCTATCCCttgctcttttcaaaatatcAGGATAGCGGTCATGCATTGTCTTATTCC harbors:
- the LOC112740440 gene encoding uncharacterized protein; its protein translation is MPTHKLHTVGSISFGEHKRRKEAKLKRRVSFLEVYDDVHKKKSGEYVSEVSKEIIDSYGEAISQKYGEDLIDQPEVDPDVWIEVAGTNKKGRVHGLGRSLDIGIHDHRDVPLPEDTGVSTVKSVSQTDITEAIKEALPSAINAVLPSVVNEAIQNNLLSLLSKIPGFPQEKNH